Proteins encoded within one genomic window of Prosthecobacter fusiformis:
- a CDS encoding PIN/TRAM domain-containing protein, whose translation MKSTWSIRLVRALFFALFVFTGITIALGFQQPAWIGATTGACIMGLLLVLDLLFARFSLRDFSHATFGLAIGLFCAWLITRIGVFQLIYFQSMLDGDAVRNVVEILIYTSLAFFGVTFALRSDRDQFALLIPYVRFRRDGLEGEPLLLDTNVIIDGRISAVIQTGFLTGALVIPRFVLDELQRLTESGDPQKVIRGRRGLEIMEKMRMADDLRLTIHEDPPGNFRDIPVDTKLVSLARELNARLLTNDENLAKVARLRGIVVLSFNDLAISLQPQLNPGDELSLSLTKAGKDKHQAIGYLPDGTMIVVNNAAAHIGQTVEVAISGALPTSAGRLIFAELKR comes from the coding sequence ATGAAATCCACATGGTCCATCCGGCTCGTCCGGGCCTTGTTCTTTGCCCTGTTTGTCTTCACTGGCATCACCATTGCCCTGGGGTTTCAGCAGCCGGCCTGGATCGGAGCTACGACGGGGGCCTGCATCATGGGATTGCTCCTTGTGCTGGATCTCCTGTTTGCCCGCTTCAGCCTGCGAGACTTTTCCCACGCCACGTTTGGCCTGGCCATCGGTCTTTTCTGCGCGTGGCTCATCACCCGTATCGGTGTTTTTCAGCTTATCTACTTCCAGTCCATGTTGGATGGAGATGCTGTTCGCAACGTTGTCGAAATCCTCATTTATACCTCCCTGGCTTTCTTTGGTGTCACCTTCGCCCTGCGCAGTGACCGCGACCAGTTCGCCCTCCTCATTCCGTATGTCCGTTTCCGCCGCGATGGCCTGGAGGGGGAGCCCCTTCTGCTGGATACCAATGTCATCATTGATGGCCGCATTTCAGCCGTCATTCAGACGGGCTTTCTCACCGGTGCCCTGGTCATCCCGCGCTTTGTCTTGGATGAATTACAACGGCTCACCGAATCCGGTGATCCTCAAAAAGTGATCCGTGGCAGACGCGGGCTGGAGATCATGGAAAAAATGCGCATGGCGGATGATCTCCGCCTGACCATTCATGAGGATCCTCCTGGAAATTTCCGAGATATCCCGGTGGATACAAAACTCGTGTCCCTCGCGCGGGAGCTCAATGCCCGGCTGCTGACCAATGATGAAAACCTCGCCAAAGTGGCCCGCCTGCGCGGCATTGTGGTGCTGAGTTTTAATGATCTCGCCATTTCCCTGCAACCGCAGCTCAATCCTGGCGATGAATTGTCCCTTTCCCTGACCAAAGCCGGAAAGGATAAGCATCAAGCCATCGGCTATTTGCCGGATGGAACCATGATCGTGGTCAACAATGCTGCGGCGCACATCGGCCAGACCGTTGAAGTCGCCATTTCGGGTGCACTTCCTACTTCAGCGGGTCGTCTCATTTTTGCCGAGCTCAAAAGGTAA
- a CDS encoding dihydroxy-acid dehydratase, translated as MPAHRLNWNSSSLTHGWQRGVKSFYWGLGFQEADFEKPQIGIATPLLDGNLCNMKAYEVAKLIQAGCAEAGLIAFPFGVSGVSDNITQGHEGGASSLVSRNLMANGAEMVTSAHCYDGMIGVHHCDKNGPAFAMALARLNYPGLIVNGGSILPGCHAGKPVTILDSYDSQAQANNGTMSYQESEDIIRAACPGAGGCGIAASFNTWGIALEAMGLSLPDTSSIPAVDPAKKDDCLRVGQAMRLLLEMDLRPRTIITKASITNAMTAIAAMGGSTNGVLHILAVAREAGVDFTLRDIQAICRRTPVYCNFAPRGRGTMADLHRIGGTAMLLRHFLNAGLLDGSCITVTGKTLAENVSHCPDVPVDQDLIAPLGQPFKDYADLQVCFGNLAPHGMVFKVSSRQSPRFKGRAICFDSVKAVSDAAAEKRIRPGHFVVLRGVGPIAAGMPELLVASAALAVPELDGQVAFLSDGRVSGVSHGVMGIHCSPEAVVGGPIAAIEDGDEIEFDLLEGTIHLHADLSTRKAEWAKPVPGRGYLADFAATAQQAHEGCVSSWVLR; from the coding sequence CTATGAGGTGGCCAAACTCATCCAGGCTGGCTGTGCGGAAGCTGGACTTATTGCCTTTCCTTTTGGTGTTTCAGGCGTCAGTGACAATATCACCCAGGGTCACGAAGGGGGGGCGTCGTCACTCGTTTCCCGCAATCTCATGGCCAACGGAGCGGAAATGGTCACCAGTGCCCATTGCTATGATGGCATGATCGGTGTGCATCATTGTGATAAAAATGGCCCAGCCTTCGCCATGGCTCTCGCTCGATTGAATTATCCCGGCCTCATCGTGAATGGCGGCAGCATCCTGCCCGGTTGCCACGCCGGAAAACCTGTCACTATCCTTGATTCGTATGATTCCCAAGCTCAGGCCAACAATGGCACCATGAGCTACCAGGAATCCGAGGACATTATCCGCGCCGCCTGTCCTGGTGCGGGCGGGTGTGGCATCGCGGCCTCCTTCAATACCTGGGGCATTGCCCTGGAAGCTATGGGCCTCAGCCTTCCGGATACCTCCTCCATTCCCGCTGTTGATCCCGCCAAAAAAGACGATTGCCTCCGTGTGGGTCAGGCCATGCGTCTCCTTTTGGAGATGGACCTCCGACCTCGCACCATCATCACCAAAGCGTCCATCACGAATGCCATGACGGCCATTGCGGCCATGGGCGGCTCTACCAATGGTGTCCTTCATATCCTCGCCGTCGCCCGGGAAGCGGGCGTGGATTTTACCCTCCGGGATATCCAGGCCATCTGCCGCCGCACACCCGTGTATTGTAACTTTGCCCCTCGTGGCCGTGGCACCATGGCGGACCTCCATCGCATCGGTGGCACCGCCATGCTGCTCCGACATTTCCTCAATGCGGGCCTCCTTGACGGCAGTTGCATCACCGTCACGGGTAAAACTTTAGCCGAAAATGTCTCCCATTGTCCTGATGTACCCGTGGATCAGGACCTTATCGCGCCCCTCGGACAGCCTTTCAAAGACTATGCCGACCTCCAGGTTTGCTTTGGCAACCTCGCCCCCCACGGCATGGTTTTCAAAGTTTCCTCCCGCCAGAGTCCGCGCTTTAAGGGCCGCGCCATCTGTTTTGACAGCGTGAAAGCAGTGTCCGATGCGGCTGCGGAAAAACGTATTCGTCCAGGCCACTTCGTCGTCCTCCGAGGCGTCGGCCCTATTGCTGCGGGCATGCCGGAGTTGCTCGTTGCCAGCGCAGCGCTGGCAGTTCCTGAACTTGATGGCCAAGTTGCATTCCTTTCGGATGGTCGCGTCTCCGGTGTCTCGCATGGCGTCATGGGCATCCATTGCTCTCCTGAAGCAGTCGTGGGTGGGCCTATCGCCGCCATTGAAGATGGGGATGAAATCGAGTTCGATTTGCTTGAGGGGACCATTCATCTCCATGCCGATCTTTCCACCCGCAAGGCTGAATGGGCCAAGCCCGTGCCTGGTCGCGGATACCTGGCAGATTTCGCCGCCACTGCCCAGCAGGCCCACGAAGGCTGTGTCTCGTCCTGGGTTCTCAGGTAA